One Oncorhynchus clarkii lewisi isolate Uvic-CL-2024 chromosome 28, UVic_Ocla_1.0, whole genome shotgun sequence genomic region harbors:
- the LOC139386567 gene encoding pleckstrin homology domain-containing family J member 1 → MRFNEKELISLSRQPSERAAELGMRGPKKGDVVKRRLVKLVVNFLFYFRTDEEEPQGALLLEQCRVEREDSLAFSITFLDEAERKYLFECDSQEQCQEWIDSIIKASYEFMRKNLIFYRTEIHRLTGKDPLEQYGIEDETRFQVTSGLQLMPKDI, encoded by the exons ATGCGTTTCAATGAGAAGGAACTAATTTCGTTGAGTCGCCAACCATCTGAGAGGGCGGCGGAACTTGGCATGCGAGGACCGAAGAAAGGAGATG TTGTGAAGAGGAGGTTGGTGAAGCTGGTGGTTAATTTCCTGTTCTACTTCCGAACTGATGAGGAGGAG CCTCAAGGTGCCTTGTTGCTAGAGCAGTGTCGGGTAGAAAGAGAGGACAGCCTTGCCTTCTCTATCA CTTTCCTAGATGAggcagagaggaagtacctgttTGAGTGTGACTCCCAGGAGCAGTGTCAGGAGTGGATTGACTCCATCATCAAGGCCAG TTATGAGTTTATGAGGAAGAACTTGATCTTCTATCGCACAGAGATCCACCGGCTGACCGGCAAG GACCCTCTGGAGCAGTATGGTATTGAAGATGAGACGCGCTTCCAGGTCACTAGTGGCCTACAGCTCATGCCTAAAGACATTTAA